The Podospora pseudopauciseta strain CBS 411.78 chromosome 2 map unlocalized CBS411.78m_2, whole genome shotgun sequence genome has a window encoding:
- the RBG2 gene encoding Ribosome-interacting GTPase 2 (EggNog:ENOG503NU94; COG:T): MVNITEKIKEIEDEMRKTQSLYIPQYHLGLLKGKLARLRAQLLEPGPGAGGGGGSGFDVSKSGDARIALVGFPSVGKSTFLSKVTKTKSEVASYAFTTLTAIPGVLEYGGAEIQLLDLPGIIEGASEGKGRGRQVISAAKTSDLILMVLDATKRAEQRALLEAELEAVGIRLNREPPNIYLKPKKAGGMKITFQSPPKGIDEKMIMNILRDYKILNCEVLIRDENCTVDDLIDVIMANHRKYIKCLYVYNKIDSVSLDFLDKLAREPHTVVMSCELDLGIQDVIDRCWKELNLVRIYTKRKGNDPDFSEALIVRSNSTIEDVCDRIHRTLKDTFKYALVWGASARHIPQRVGLSHPVCDEDVVYIVSGWKA; encoded by the exons ATGGTGAACATTACGGAAAAGATCAAGGA GATTGAGGATGAGATGAGGAAGACTCAAAGTTTGTACATACCAC AATATCACTTGGGTCTCTTGAAGGG TAAACTCGCCCGTCTCCGCGCACAACTCCTCGAACCCGGCCCGggcgccggcggtggtggtggctccGGTTTCGACGTCAGCAAGTCCGGCGACGCCAGAATAGCCCTCGTCGGCTTCCCCTCCGTCGGTAAATCgaccttcctctccaaagTCACTAAGACCAAATCCGAAGTGGCCTCCTATGCCTTCACAACCCTCACCGCCATCCCCGGCGTCCTCGAGTACGGCGGTGCCGAGATCCAACTCCTCGATCTACCCGGTATCATCGAAGGTGCCTCCGAAGGCAAAGGCCGCGGCCGCCAAGTCATCTCCGCCGCCAAAACCAGTGATCTCATCCTCATGGTCCTCGACGCCACCAAGAGAGCCGAACAGCGCGCCCTTCTCGAAGCAGAGCTGGAAGCCGTAGGCATCAGACTCAACCGTGAACCTCC TAACATCTACCTCAAACCCAAAAAAGCCGGCGGCATGAAAATCACCTTCCAATCCCCCCCCAAAGGAATCGACGAAAAAATGATCATGAACATCCTCCGCGACTACAAGATCCTCAACTGCGAAGTCCTCATCCGAGACGAGAACTGTACCGTCGACGACCTCATCGACGTCATCATGGCCAACCACCGCAAGTACATCAAGTGCCTCTACGTCTACAACAAGATCGACTCCGTCTCCCTCGACTTCCTCGACAAGCTCGCCCGGGAGCCCCACACGGTTGTCATGTCTTGCGAGCTGGACCTCGGCATCCAGGATGTGATTGACCGGTGCTGGAAGGAGCTGAACCTGGTCAGGATTTACAccaagaggaaggggaacGACCCCGACTTTAGCGAGGCGTTGATTGTGAGGAGTAATAGCACCATCGAGGATGTGTGTGACAGGATTCATAGGACGCTGAAGGATACGTTCAAGTATGCGCTCGTTTGGGGCGCCAGCGCGAGGCATATACCGCAGAGGGTGGGGTTGAGTCATCCGGTTTGCGATGAGGATGTGGTATATATTGTCAGTGGGTGGAAGGCTTAG
- a CDS encoding uncharacterized protein (COG:S; EggNog:ENOG503P07F), giving the protein MISWALKRNNNKDADTARDASGGGHRTQTNADDTIQLDMPDTPAPVFAVRALKTAIFGTPAARADRRASRLTAANNKSAPVKPDVVSVPEKSPAKPPGILLTPGTGAARRKRVSFGHDVKQGSGGLARSSNGELDDPSSWAGRPADAPIPKAKTKLQQTLENARRNKAEETTTEVRDFASHDNEQEGAWEEVDDDYDESDYEADITTDLNEPHSRSGQYWKSYFETYHADAKAEMEKLVKYKQLAKSYAKMKDTEADELKQNLREEQEKVQQMEEKLAEMSRQVAAKTQRNGGQVDMQLVDELNKQTALAREYKLQVEELEDLLHDEMSEDEPKEARQRRVASPRTHRTLMEAQRELRKARSQLREMDSLREERDKLRSDLKFAEQRSTKLADENKKLSGELSKSSTKIQDLEKNLSESKASFDKLKEDAKNRFREAREVLETKNKKISELQDQIASLKKDPTETKRATCATRGLSLDEKSKPTAGRPAVSLQSLETAEEDHTRLLRELKELKKASLQTATTTTTTRDKNRPSVDGYKYTSTTDDLQTLATSRALRDRIESEFGVGKKSQLSFPTPAGNILIDRANLPDSPSPNPRSVPSSKEDVISRSPSRGSSRPRTSRISISRENLRSKSSTDTNESEKRLTNGSHTSLVQPRKKFPPPTPAAAVRSLPTLDVTEDLTQDPEAAGGIDLVTGKFTRLGGGGGGGGGVDKRQDPNSSAVWSTMNASQLAMPADRKAAAIARLQRKKAARLQMERINGGDGRTGTRNKENLRPY; this is encoded by the exons ATGATCAGCTGGGCGCTCAAGCGCAACAACAATAAGGACGCTGACACCGCGCGCGACGCGTCCGGCGGGG GACACCGAACTCAGACAAATGCAGATGATACAATCCAGCTGGACATGCCCGACACGCCAGCGCCGGTCTTTGCTGTGCGCGCGTTGAAGACAGCCATCTTCGGGACCCCCGCAGCCCGCGCCGACCGCCGAGCCTCGAGACTAACGGCAGCAAACAACAAGTCCGCACCCGTAAAACCCGATGTCGTTTCTGTCCCCGAAAAGTCGCCTGCGAAACCACCCGGCATTCTTCTAACCCCAGGTACTGGCGCCGCCCGTCGAAAACGAGTGTCTTTTGGCCATGACGTCAAGCAAGGCTCAGGAGGACTGGCGAGATCGAGCAACGGCGAACTTGACGATCCGAGTTCATGGGCTGGCAGGCCTGCGGATGCCCCGATTCCGAAAGCGAAGACGAAATTGCAGCAGACTTTGGAAAACGCACGGCGTaacaaggccgaggagaccACCACCGAGGTCAGGGACTTTGCCTCCCACGACAACGAACAGGAGGGGGCttgggaagaggtggacgATGATTATGATGAGTCGGACTACGAGGCCGACATCACGACCGATCTGAACGAGCCTCACTCCAGGTCTGGTCAGTACTGGAAGTCCTACTTTGAAACCTACCACGCCGATGCAaaggccgagatggagaaATTGGTTAAGTACAAGCAGCTCGCAAAGTCTTATGCGAAGATGAAGGACACGGAGGCCGACGAGCTGAAGCAAAACCTGAGGGAGGAACAGGAGAAGGTCCAGCAaatggaggagaagctggctgAGATGAGTAGGCAGGTGGCTGCCAAGACTCAACGGAACGGAGGGCAAGTCGATATGCAGTTGGTAGATGAGCTGAACAAGCAGACGGCACTCGCACGGGAGTACAAGCTTCAGGTTGAAGAGCTGGAAGATTTGCTTCATGATGAGATGAGCGAGGACGAGCCAAAGGAAGCACGACAACGCCGCGTTGCCTCTCCACGGACCCACCGGACCCTTATGGAAGCCCAGCGGGAACTGAGAAAAGCGAGGTCACAGCTAAGGGAGATGGATAGTCTGCGGGAAGAGCGGGATAAACTGCGTTCCGACTTGAAGTTCGCCGAGCAAAGGTCCACCAAGCTTGCTGACGAGAACAAGAAGCTGTCTGGGGAGTTGTCTAAGAGCAGCACCAAGATTCAGGACCTGGAGAAGAACCTTAGCGAATCAAAGGCCTCGTTCGATAAGTTGAAGGAGGACGCCAAGAACCGGTTCAGGGAGGCccgggaggtgttggagaccaagaacaagaagattTCCGAACTCCAAGACCAGATCGCCTCCCTCAAGAAGGACCCCACCGAGACCAAACGAGCCACCTGCGCAACTCGAGGTCTGAGTCTAGACGAAAAGTCCAAACCCACCGCTGGCCGCCCAGCAGTATCATTACAATCCCTCGAAAcagcagaagaagaccaCACTCGTCTTTTGCGAGAGCTTAAAGAACTGAAAAAAGCCAGCCTCcaaacagccaccaccacaactacCACGCGAGATAAGAACCGCCCCAGTGTAGACGGGTATAAATACACCTCGACAACCGACGACCTCCAAACCCTCGCCACCTCCCGCGCCCTCCGCGATAGAATCGAGAGCGAATTCGGCGTCGGGAAAAAGTCTCAACTCTCCTTCCCAACTCCCGCGGGTAACATCCTCATCGACCGCGCCAACCTCCCCGAcagcccctcccccaatccGAGGTCTGTCCCCTCCTCAAAGGAAGATGTCATCTCCCGATCACCAAGCAGAGGCTCATCCCGCCCACGAACATCACGGATATCCATCTCGAGAGAAAACCTCAGGTCGAAAAGCAGCACCGACACCAACGAGTCCGAAAAGCGCCTCACCAACGGCAGCCACACCTCCCTCGTGCAGCCCCGGAAGAAATTCCCTCCTCCTACCCCCGCTGCTGCGGTGCGGTCGCTCCCTACGTTGGATGTCACCGAGGACTTGACGCAAGATCCAGAAGCAGCAGGGGGGATCGACCTCGTGACGGGGAAATTTACCCggctgggtggtggtggtggtggcggtgggggggttgacaAGCGGCAGGATCCAAACAGTAGCGCTGTCTGGAGCACCATGAACGCGTCACAGCTTGCAATGCCGGCGGATCGAAAGGCGGCGGCTATTGCGCGGttgcagaggaagaaggcggcgaggttgcagatggagaggatcaatggtggggatgggaggacaGGGACGAGGAATAAGGAGAATTTGAGGCCTTATTAA
- a CDS encoding uncharacterized protein (EggNog:ENOG503P7A7; COG:S), producing MPSNVLAAKDVNMSLPTTNNNNTTQTSTDTCGKPDTMSMEYHRQVFQNKMAAQEEKTYISPSDNLMSPCTAKLSAFRSKQVGKVKPKSLFAQASSKKLDAAGQSSLLFGNKPKPAAPPAGSS from the exons ATGCCTTCCAACGTCCTCGCTGCCAAGGACGTCAACATGTCGCTTCctaccaccaacaacaacaacacgacCCAGACCTCGACTGATACCTGCGGCAAGCCCGATACTATGAGTATGGAGTACCACCGTCAGGTCTTTCAGAACAAGATGGCGGCACAGGAGGA GAAAACTTACATTTCCCCCTCGGATAACCTCATGTCCCCTTGCACAGCCAAGCTGAGTGCCTTCCGCAGCAAGCAAGTCGGCAA AGTCAAGCCCAAATCCCTCTTCGCCCAGGCGTCCTCTAAGAAGCTCGACGCCGCGGGCCAGAGCAGCCTGCTGTTCGGCAACAAGCCCAAGCCCGCTGCTCCTCCTGCCGGCAGCAGCTAG
- a CDS encoding uncharacterized protein (COG:O; EggNog:ENOG503P0DQ), translating to MTINLFQDPISSYRESDTDDDLDNEIVELERKLAAAKAKRCKHPRSRLEGDSSSSSSSPEQPLLAPNLPNHFHLLLSDSALPLGSFAFSSGLESYLAHGHKSNPYHPHTSFAAFLPLSISSYASTTLPFVLSAHRDPSLSNLVELDDAQDASIICTVGRRASVAQGRALLGIWERSFSQSLPPLGSSVVTAAQRGDLKAFGLLVKRGSSKEIPDASAHLAPLFGAICSVVGLSLQQTAYIFLFGHVKALVSAAVRAGMFGPYQAQKILAGETVQELITEMIKREWRTKVERAGQNVPVMDLWFGRHEVLYSRIFNS from the exons ATGACGATAAACTTATTTCAGGACCCGATATCTTCATATCGTGAGTCAGACACCGATGATGACCTTGACAATGAGATCGTCGAGCTGGAGCGCAAGCTGGCCGCAGCCAAAGCCAAGCGTTGCAAACACCCCCGATCCCGGCTTGAGGGCgactcatcatcatcatcatcatcaccggaaCAACCGCTGTTGGCACCTA ACCTTCCAAAccacttccacctcctcctctcagaCTCCGCCCTCCCACTGGGGAGCTTCGCCTTTTCGTCCGGGCTGGAGTCGTACCTCGCCCACGGCCACAAGTCAAACCCTTACCACCCTCACACCTCCTTCGCAGCGTTCCTCCCACTGTCGATAAGCTCCTACGCGTCCACCACCCTGCCGTTTGTCCTCTCGGCGCATCGGGACCCGTCACTGTCGAATCTGGTCGAGCTAGATGACGCCCAGGACGCAAGCATAATCTGCACTGTTGGTCGTCGGGCGAGTGTAGCCCAAGGGAGGGCGCTGCTGGGGATATGGGAGAGGTCGTTTTCGcaatccctcccccccctaGGTTCGTCAGTGGTAACGGCAGCGCAAAGGGGTGATCTCAAGGCTTTTGGGCTGCTGGTCAAAAGGGGGTCGAGCAAGGAGATCCCGGACGCGAGCGCTCATCTTGCGCCGCTGTTTGGGGCGATATGTTCTGTTGTTGGACTGAGTCTGCAGCAGACGGCGTATATCTTTTTATTTGGACATGTCAAAGCACTCGTCTCAGCAGCGGTTAGGGCAGGGATGTTTGGGCCGTATCAAGCGCAAAAGATACTTGCTGGGGAGACGGTGCAGGAGCTGATCACGGAGATGATCAAGCGGGAGTGGAGGACCAAGGTCGAAAGAGCAGGGCAGAATGTACCGGTTATGGATCTTTGGTTCGGGAGGCATGAGGTGCTTTATTCAAGGATATTTAATAGTTAG
- a CDS encoding uncharacterized protein (EggNog:ENOG503NXXW; COG:O) yields the protein MKAAQMIMPKKFRSVRDKSGSHRRNKSSEPGAKARPLGIDSWLSIFRPESAKQAQKEKEVEEKEAGKVEEIKKKLEELNYHEITTDIIRYALDSKFADGDVDKALELLQLQQQAFAGIIQPYNANVQMLGAVNRGNVTCYLDALLFAMFAKLQAFECMLKNDSTDEAQRKLAALLRLWVNMLRSGKLIPTDMTQHIQESLAACGWKEAQLLEQQDTSEAFAFITETLQLPLLTLQVDLFHQGKGDVDDHKVVHERLLNLAVPPDPSGKGIKLEDCLEEYFNNKVDVLRDSLDEKKGGFSTPKNTLLGTTDEDTATPTDNGESSKLQRRWTLQETITHSPVSMTNPTLEAAAESPAVSRNRSTSIIQRIVVKNEEDPASNGEAESTSPKHKRKISTIVKAVTIPAWQFFRLIPWHATTNSEPSNDAEVARHFTQRPVVGICLKRYTMTEQGVPKRQNTLIDIPDSLRLPQFMAEDINTKDKDSSGLREEFKLVLQSVVCHRGDSLHSGHYISFARVAPKLLTENRRYEDDPPPDYEEQQWAKFDDLAVENRVTYVDDIKQSLREEMPYLLFYQVVPMVDVTTASTDGSITEPPAYKDLNGKVPATLIVETPKESVNGTISRATSGFFDSATTLTQNSEKPSIRLSSEMNMDQRLSFDDDPYSINSKAEHSRRGSLSVSDAAAAAPVTPGATSPAVTTPTATQEEGKEESTAARLSRAAAKFTKTGSKSRPTSQIGDGRLSSTISRLGFIRPNKDGSTSSNGSTTVVVVPSVDGVAAVDEQAVVTEEEGSGSETAKESRKDKEKEHHHHHLGHHGGSKKDKGKKKDKDGDGEKKEKKEKGKGKDSKDGLPERECSIM from the exons ATGAAGGCAGCACAGATGATCATGCCTAAAAAATTCAGGAGCGTGCGAGACAAGAGTGGGAGCCATCGACGAAACAAGTCGTCTGAACCCGGCGCAAAG GCTCGCCCATTGGGGATTGATTCCTGGCTGTCTATCTTTAGGCCAGAGTCCGCAAAACAAgcccaaaaggaaaaggaggtagaggaaaaagaagctgGAAAG GTCGAGGAGATCAAAAAGAAACTCGAAGAGCTCAACTACCACGAGATCACAACCGACATTATCCGTTATGCCCTCGACTCCAAGTTCGCCGACGGCGACGTCGACAAGGCTCTGGAGCTGTTACAGCTACAACAGCAGGCGTTCGCTGGGATAATACAGCCATACAACGCCAATGTCCAAATGCTGGGCGCCGTGAACCGGGGAAATGTTACTTGTTATCTCGACGCCCTGCTATTTGCCATGTTCGCCAAGCTCCAGGCCTTCGAGTGCATGCTCAAGAATGACTCTACGGACGAGGCTCAAAGGAAACTGGCTGCCTTGTTACGGTTATGGGTCAACATGTTGAGAAGCGGAAAGTTGATTCCTACGGATATG ACACAACACATCCAGGAATCGCTTGCTGCGTGTGGGTGGAAGGAAGCCCAGTTGTTGGAACAGCAAGACACCTCAGAGGCTTTTGCGTTTATTACAGAGACACTACAGCTACCTCTACTTACGCTGCAGGTCGATTTGTTTCACCAAGGAAAGGGCGATGTGGATGATCACAAAGTGGTACACGAGCGGTTACTCAACCTTGCCGTCCCTCCCGATCCGTCGGGCAAGGGCATCAAACTCGAGGACTGCCTAGAGGAGTACTTCAACAACAAGGTCGATGTGCTTCGAGACAGCCTcgacgagaagaagggcggATTCTCGACACCCAAAAACACATTATTGGGCACCACAGATGAGGACACGGCAACGCCGACCGACAATGGCGAGAGCTCGAAACTCCAGCGCAGATGGACGTTACAAGAGACCATCACACATTCCCCGGTATCCATGACGAACCCCACCTTGGAGGCTGCCGCTGAGTCGCCGGCTGTGTCGCGTAATAGATCTACGAGCATCATACAGCGAATTGTGGTCAAGAACGAGGAGGACCCGGCATCCAACGGTGAAGCAGAGAGCACCTCCCCGAAGCACAAGCGAAAGATTTCAACAATTGTAAAGGCTGTCACGATACCAGCGTGGCAGTTTTTCCGGCTAATCC CATGGCATGCCACAACAAACAGCGAACCTAGTAATGACGCTGAAGTAGCTCGCCATTTTACCCAACGACCGGTGGTAGGGATCTGCTTGAAGAGATACACAATGACAGAACAGGGTGTTCCTAAGCGACAAAATACTCTGATCGATATCCCGGACAGTTTGCGATTGCCTCAGTTCATGGCGGaggacatcaacaccaaggacaaggatTCCAGTGGGCTTCGGGAAGAATTCAAGCTGGTACTGCAATCAGTGGTCTGTCACCGCGGAGATTCCCTGCATAGTGGTCACTATATCTCGTTTGCTCGGGTGGCTCCGAAGCTGCTGACCGAGAACCGAAGATACGAGGACGACCCGCCTCCCGACTACGAAGAGCAGCAGTGGGCAAAGTTTGACGACCTCGCGGTGGAGAATCGAGTGACATACGTCGATGATATCAAGCAGTCGCTACGAGAAGAAATGCCATATCTTCTCTTCTACCAGGTCGTCCCCATGGTTGACGTCACGACGGCTTCCACAGATGGTTCTATTACCGAACCTCCGGCTTACAAGGACTTGAACGGAAAGGTCCCGGCTACTCTGATTGTCGAAACACCCAAGGAATCCGTGAATGGCACGATTTCGAGGGCGACTAGTGGCTTCTTTGACtctgccaccaccctcacccaaaACAGCGAGAAGCCTTCGATCCGGCTGAGCTCGGAAATGAACATGGACCAGCGCCTCAGCTTCGACGACGACCCGTATTCAATCAACTCCAAGGCTGAGCACTCCAGACGTGGTAGCTTGTCTGTTTCTGATGCAGCCGCCGCGGCCCCAGTTACACCAGGGGCAACCTCACCTGCGGTCACGACACCTACCGCCACTCAGGAAGAAGGCAAGGAAGAATCCACAGCTGCTAGACTATCCCGTGCGGCAGCCAAGTTCACAAAGACGGGAAGTAAATCTCGCCCTACTAGTCAGATAGGCGATGGAAGGCTTAGCTCCACCATCTCGAGACTTGGATTTATTCGGCCGAACAAGGATGGGTCGACGTCTAGCAACGGGAGTACCACTGTGGTGGTAGTCCCATCTGTTGATGGGGTTGCCGCGGTGGATGAGCAGGCTGTGGtgacagaggaggaaggctCGGGGTCTGAAACCGCCAAGGAGAGCAGAAAGGATAAGGAGAAGgagcaccatcatcatcacttgGGGCATCACGGAGGGAGCAAGAAGGataagggaaaaaagaaggataaggatggggatggggagaagaaggagaaaaaggaaaaggggaaggggaaagacTCGAAGGATGGGTTACCTGAGCGGGAGTGCAGCATTATGTGA
- the CWC2 gene encoding Pre-mRNA-splicing factor (EggNog:ENOG503NUMG; COG:A): MAEVVNRPDTAVNLPEMASEDNLALTTTKNTTEVTAPAEKKVKKIIRRKKRPARAQVDPATVKSEPPAQTGTTFNIWYNKWAGGDKEDSAMSQTHAKGRCNIALDSGYTKADGHPGAFFCLYFARGVCHKGQDCDYLHRLPGPYDIFPQNVDCFGRDKFSDYRDDMGGVGSFSRQNRTIYVGRIHVSDDIEEIVARHFAEWGPIERIRVLSNRGIAFVTYRDLANAEFAKEAMAWQSLEGNEILNLRWSLPDPNPMAQKREARRIEEQAAEAIRKALPAEFVAEIEGKDPEARKRRKIESGYGLEGYEAPDEVHFARGPNAVNPRGREGFELEHEQRLMLEAAEQEMMQEQQYDQPPPQQQQQGGIFSSSTLAALQGAQVAVASTPAPKTSTGPLVAYDSDSD, from the coding sequence ATGGCCGAAGTTGTCAACAGGCCAGACACGGCCGTCAACCTGCCCGAGATGGCCTCCGAAGACAACCTtgccctcaccaccacaaaaaaCACCACAGAAGTCACCGCGcccgccgagaagaaggtcaaAAAGATCATTCGCCGCAAGAAGCGACCAGCGCGCGCCCAAGTTGACCCAGCCACTGTCAAGTCGGAACCCCCAGCACAAACCGGCACAACATTCAACATCTGGTATAACAAATGGGCGGGCGGCGACAAGGAGGACTCGGCCATGAGCCAAACCCACGCCAAGGGAAGATGCAACATCGCCCTCGACTCGGGGTACACCAAAGCCGATGGCCATCCAGGCGCCTTCTTCTGCCTATACTTTGCCCGCGGTGTCTGCCACAAGGGTCAGGACTGCGACTACCTTCACCGTCTTCCCGGCCCGTACGACATCTTCCCCCAAAATGTCGACTGTTTCGGCCGCGACAAGTTCTCGGATTACCGCGATGAcatgggtggtgttgggtcTTTCAGTCGGCAAAACCGCACGATTTACGTGGGGAGGATTCATGTGTCGGATGATATCGAGGAGATTGTCGCGCGCCACTTTGCTGAATGGGGACCAATTGAAAGAATAAGGGTGCTTTCCAACAGGGGCATTGCGTTTGTCACCTACCGGGACTTAGCCAATGCCGAGTTCGCAAAGGAGGCTATGGCGTGGCAGTCACTGGAGGGCAATGAGATCTTGAATTTGAGGTGGTCGCTTCCAGATCCCAATCCCATGGCCCAGAAGCgagaggcgaggaggatcGAGGAGCAGGCTGCCGAGGCGATCAGAAAAGCTCTGCCCGCTGAGTTTGTGGCTGAAATTGAAGGGAAGGACCcagaggcgaggaagagaagaaagatTGAAAGCGGGtatgggttggaggggtaCGAAGCGCCGGATGAGGTTCATTTTGCCAGGGGGCCTAATGCTGTTAATCcaaggggaagggaagggttCGAGTTGGAGCATGAGCAGAGGCTGATGCTGGAGGCGGCGGAACAAGAGATGATGCAGGAACAACAGTAtgatcaaccaccaccacaacagcagcagcagggcggGATATTCTCCAGCAGCACTCTCGCCGCGCTTCAAGGCGCCCAGGTAGCAGTTGcttcaacaccagcacccaAGACATCTACAGGGCCGTTGGTGGCATACGACAGCGACTCGGACTAA
- a CDS encoding uncharacterized protein (COG:I; EggNog:ENOG503NUVD), giving the protein MSAQIPIAVRDRVSDKAAKTLDIVAKFVDEECIPADTVFEAQVGVGEARWQAHPKILEDLKEKARSLGLWNMFLPKGHYKESPGFTNLEYGLMAEWLGKSRVASEAVNCAAPDTGNMEVLAKYGNDAQKAQWLKPLMDGVIRSAFLMTEPQVASSDARNIELKMVRDGDHYVLNGSKWWSSGAGDPRCKIYIVMGKSDPNNKDPYRQQSVILVPSDTKGITIHRMLSVYGYDDAPHGHGHITFHNVRVPATNLVLGEGRGFEIIQGRLGPGRIHHAMRTIGAAERALEWMLMRINDPTKTPFGKQLREHGVILEWVAKSRLEIDAARLVVLNAAIKMDEQGPKAALKEIAQAKVLVPQTALTVIDRAVQSFGGAGVSQDTPLANMWAQIRTLRLADGPDEVHLQQMGRNENRRGKEVAAKIAAQKAKAEELLKKYNITRSEIGSNIKR; this is encoded by the exons ATGTCGGCCCAGATCCCCATTGCT GTCCGCGATCGCGTTAGCGACAAGGCCGCGAAGACGTTGGACATCGTTGCCAAATTCGTTGATGAAGAGTGTATTCC TGCCGATACTGTGTTTGAGGCCCAGGTTGGCGTTGGTGAGGCGAGATGGCAGGCTCACCCCAAGATCCTCGAGGacctcaaggagaaggcgaggtccCTCGGCCTCTGGAACATGTTCCTGCCCAAGGGTCACTACAAGGAGTCTCCGGgcttcaccaacctcgagTATGGCTTGATGGCCGAGTGGTTGGGCAAGTCCAGAGTTGCCTCCGAGGCGGTCAACTGTGCTGCTCCTGATACCGGCAACATGGAGGTGTTGGCCAAGTATGGCAATGATGCCCAAAAGGCTCAGTGGCTCAAGCCCTTGATGGACGGTGTCATCCGTTCGGCTTTCCTCATGACAGAGCCTCAGGTCGCCTCTTCAGATGCTCGGAATATTGAGCTGAAGATGGTCAGAGACGGTGATCACTATGTCTTGAACGGCTCC AAATGGTGGTCCAGTGGTGCCGGTGACCCGCGCTGCAAGATCTACATCGTCATGGGCAAGAGtgaccccaacaacaaggaCCCATACAGGCAGCAATCCGTCATCCTTGTGCCATCAGACACCAAGGGCATCACTATCCACCGCATGCTTTCTGTCTACGGCTACGACGATGCGCCCCATGGCCACGGCCACATTACCTTCCACAATGTCCGCGTCCCGGCTACCAACCTTGTGCTTGGAGAGGGTCGTGGCTTCGAGATCATCCAGGGCCGTCTCGGTCCCGGCCGTATCCACCACGCCATGAGAACCATTGGTGCTGCTGAGCGTGCCTTGGAGTGGATGCTTATGCGTATCAACGACCCGACAAAGACTCCCTTCGGCAAGCAGCTTCGTGAGCATGGCGTTATTCTCGAATGGGTTGCCAAGTCCCGTCTGGAGATTGACGCTGCTCGCCTGGTTGTTCTCAACGCTGCCATCAAGATGGACGAGCAAGGTCCCAAGGCCGCGCTGAAGGAGATCGCCCAGGCCAAGGTTCTCGTTCCCCAGACTGCCCTGACTGTCATTGACAGGGCCGTCCAGTCCTTCGGTGGAGCCGGTGTCAGTCAGGACACTCCCTTGGCCAACATGTGGGCTCAGATCCGCACCCTCAGACTGGCGGATGGACCAGATGAGGTGCATCTGCAGCAGATGGGCAGGAACGAGAACCGCCGTGGCAAGGAGGTTGCTGCCAAGATTGCTGCTCAAAAAGCAAAGGCTGAggagttgttgaagaagtACAACATCACCAGATCGGAGATTGGCTCCAACATCAAGCGCTAA